The DNA sequence AGATCGTGGGCACTGCCAGATCACCGGAAACCATGGCGCGGGCAGTCGAATTGGGGTTTGTGGACCGGGCTGTCGCTGATCCGGCCGAAGCGGTTGCCGGCGCCGATCTGGTGATGTTGTGCACACCGCTTTCCACTTTCGCTGAACTGGCCGAGCGCATCGCACCGAACCTGAAACCGGGGGCGGTGCTGACGGATGCCGGTTCGGTGAAGCACACCGTCATCAAGGATGTCGGCCCGTTCGTCCCCGACGGCGTCCATTTTGTTCCAGGCCATCCGATTGCGGGTACCGAGCATTCCGGCCCCGACTCCGGCTTTGCCGATCTGTTCAAGGGTCGATGGTGCATCCTGACGCCGCCGGAAGGGACCAGCGCCGAGGCCGTCGACCGGCTGTCGGAATTCTGGACCAGCATGGGCGCAATGATCGAGGTGATGGACGCCGAACACCACGACAAGGTCCTGGCCATAACATCTCACTTGCCGCATCTGATCGCCTACACAATCGTCGGAACAGCCGTCGATCTTGAGGAGTCGACAAAAGAAGCCGTGATCAAGTTCTCGGCATCGGGGTTTCGCGACTTCACGCGTATCGCTGCGTCCGATCCGACAATGTGGCGCGATATCTTCCTGTCCAATCGAGAGGCGACGCTGGAAATGTGC is a window from the Fodinicurvata sp. EGI_FJ10296 genome containing:
- a CDS encoding prephenate/arogenate dehydrogenase family protein yields the protein MTSDDIARTAVAETTSGKVPGTSKPIFPRLCLIGLGLIASSVAWAAKRDGLVDEIVGTARSPETMARAVELGFVDRAVADPAEAVAGADLVMLCTPLSTFAELAERIAPNLKPGAVLTDAGSVKHTVIKDVGPFVPDGVHFVPGHPIAGTEHSGPDSGFADLFKGRWCILTPPEGTSAEAVDRLSEFWTSMGAMIEVMDAEHHDKVLAITSHLPHLIAYTIVGTAVDLEESTKEAVIKFSASGFRDFTRIAASDPTMWRDIFLSNREATLEMCQRFSEDLTALQRAIRWGEADKLHELFTRTRAIRRGIIDANQA